The Glycine soja cultivar W05 chromosome 4, ASM419377v2, whole genome shotgun sequence genomic sequence aagcggactcacgtgtcttccgacaaCGATAGCGGCATCTATAGCGGTTCcttgagattcctcaagtttttcctccgactgctccgatagaattctcgaacgtcagagagacggagaagagattgaagcctccgCTTGTACTGTCtccatgcgattcctttttctcccaccacgaatattatctcgcaaatcccaacggttagagtgtgcgaaattgaatttcgagcaacatatccaaatttcatgaaaatccaacggttaacgaaaccgggatcgtagttttactgagacagttttgggtttctgcgggataATAAAAAGCTACAATGcaaagggttttcctctaagctcagacatgattttgcaattcccaacggtgagaatgctcgaaattgggttgcgaacgtggtggtgctcaaatttcacgacgatccaatggttaatgagtccgagatcatcgtttttctgagacaggttttgtgggctgcgggaaaaagaaagggttttgagaggagaaggggaaaaacgaaaatgagaagCAGATGAGGCCGAGGAGTCTGTATGAAAaacctagcatgttgctatttatagctaggggcatttacgacttattatttactctatttatttatttttattatttttactaaaaaattcttaaatttatttatgaaaaaatgggatgttacaacaACCACTGTCCatgatatgatttatttttgctGCTCTTCAACATTTCTCACAACCATAGGTTGATGTTTTTGCTGTTGTTTTATGGACATGCAACCTGGAGTTTGCGAAATGATAAGGTTTGGGACAATGTTGAGAAACCTATAAACATCTTCCTTCAACAAAAATTCAAGAttgttataaaagaaattcatGTTAAGATTTGGACCAATTGATGTTTTTGCTGTTGTTCTTATGAACTCTTTCATTCAGtttgatttaatataattatctttaaaagaatatactattctaaattaaattataggtataaaaaaatttgtaatttatttaatgattaatttcagcatacttttaattgatttttgtaaaaaaaaaacttatttattataataattcgtgttaaaaatgaaatttattcagGACAATAACTCAAATGTTGATTCATGGACCAAAATTTGCATTAGTCAAAATTAATAAGATGAATCAAAATATGTGATATTCATGTTATAAGTGTGAAAGTGATATtaatttaagtaatatttttaatagaattgATAAGGTATTCTATAATCAGGGcgaattctaatattttatgtGCCATGACAAAATAATACTAATGGACCTTTTTTATCATTCAGAAATACGTCAGTGGCCCTTTGTGTACAAgcatgataaatatatattttatacaaaaagtaaacaaaattttcattaaaaataaaatattttattgcacaaaatattttttcgaCTAATAGatacatacaaatataaaatattacatgcgaataaacatttttttttgcagaaattaaaattttgttagctTAATACTGAAAACAGATAAAATTTAGGAATTAAAGGAGTTTGAGAAAAGTCAACAAGATGAATATGCTGCtaaaatgaattgatttttttttcttttcacgtTACAGTTGTCTGAATTTTTTGTACCCTCTTTTGTCATGGGTTCTGGGTGGTCGCATCACAAATTAACCGCCGAGACCGACCCTGTCTATAATGTGCTTGGATAAATGTTTAAGGCTTAATGGTATAACTTAAGTTGaattgataataattaaatattattattattattattattattattattattattattattttcaacataacatattaaaaaaattaaaaaattaatatacgtcaaaatattaaaaattaaattttactaatAGATGCCATCACTCAACtgataacaaatttttttagaaaagaacaaaaataaggattaaaatcatacatattcttttgtttcttcttatttatttatttatttatttattcttactGAATTCAAATTCTTATATTAgctaatttaattatgtttatattattcctgagtatttaatatttattttatttgatttttcatttttttatttttttatttcttgattttACTTCTAAGGAATCTCAAACCCAAATAAAGATCTTAATTTTGGACGAGTCATTGTATATTTATCTAAAAcattataaatttgttattatatttatatcttgTCTCTAGTTAATAATATTTGTCAAAGAAATTTTGTTGAAAAACCACAAATCGTCCACGGTTCATGATACATTTGTGGCTAGCAAGATTGGACCCATGCAAAGATCTATTTTCAGCTACATGGAACTATTTCCATCAGATATATTTTTCCCAACACCTTCCAATATCCATGTGTCCTCACATGACATATCCCACTCAATTTGTTGTCCCTTAAAGGTTTAAGCTCCACCACGAAACACCAATCCTCAATACACAcaaaattctgttcagtttcaCCCGCTAAACAACGTCACCTAAGAGATCTACTTCAAAACACAACCAAAATCTTAAATTTCTTGGAAcccttttaattgttttttttctttaaaaaaatcattttccttTAAACTTCAATTTTAGAGTTCTCTCTCTGATTCATCCCCAGCAATGGCTTGTGCATTGCAAGCAACCTTAGCAGCCAACGCCTATGTCTTTTCTTCCAGGAGATTCTCCTTGAAGCTCCAAAAGAACAGTAAGAGAAGGTTTTCTTTGTTCACTGTTAGAGTTGATTCTGATGAATCTGATTGCAATGAGGAAGAATGTGCCCCGGATAAGGAAGTAAGTTCATTAGTTTTCTTAACTAATTTGGATTTTGTTCGTGTCTTGTTCTATTTGTTATGCCTGTTTGGTGGCTCAGAAAGATGGAAAATATGATTATTGAAAAATGGAACCTTGGgaatataataatgaaaaataagtttCCTTTGAGTATTACATTTACATGTTCTGTCTTGATACATTTGTTGTTCTGCATATAGATCACAGGGGAGAAATTGGGAGGAAGAATTTGGCTAGTGCTTATAAGTTATGGACTTTTAGTCAATTTAAAGGTCATAATGATTTTTTAGTTGAGAGGTATGTTTTTGAATTACTTAAGTTACTTATTTGTGAGATGTTGGCATAATTTATTGTCAAGACTGGAATGATTTAGTCTGGAAAGGATCATTGTCTTTAGATCTATGTTGGGCAATTTGACTCACATTGCACAATAAGTCAAGTTTAGCTTCAAATTTATGATTTGCATATTTCTGATTTGATGGCATGCGTAATTTTGCAATTGACATTTCCTATACTGCCTACAGCACAAATATTGTATTCTTGTCCCTTTTTGCATGCTACAATATAGTTCCAAACGGTTCGTTCTTAAGTTAGAGGATTTATGTTTTTGTGCTCAATGCAAATTCTGTGAATTAGCTTAATTATGACTGAGAAAAATGAGGAGTGGGAATTAGGGATTTTATAAAATCTGTGTCTCAAAACTAGAATTTCAGGGGAATTAGCAAAATTAAAGGGCATTATGTATGTTCAGATATGTATTCAATGATATTAAGAATAATTTAGGAATTCCAATTTTATGTCATTGAGCCTTTCTATGTGAAACACATTTGTATGTTAATGATATTTGCATTATTTCAGTTTCACCTGAATTTCAATGTGTTTCCAATTATTATACCATTTCATCTTCTGCCTGACTTTCTAATTGAGATGCCTACATATACACATTCATGctttattaactaaaaatgaAAGCTATATCATCCATGTGTGTAGCTTCTGCATTCATTCTGAAACAAAGGAAGCTAATCCTCTGTAGATGGTGATTTAGGTAGGGAAGGTCAGTGTGGAATGGTTAGCTGGGGAGAAGACGAAAGTAGTGGGTACATTCCCACCTCGTCGTAAGCCGGGTTGGACTGGCTATGTTGAGAAGGACACTGCTGGGCAGACCAACATATATTCAGTTGAGGttagtatttttctattttaactaaattaaagGCATGCAATGTTTTATTATGTTCTCTTGGTCTTTTATAtgtaatattcttttaatttgttgaagTTTAATGTTCACTTTGATGTATGCAAAATGCAATCATGTATCAAACCCCAgtaatatgataacaaataagaggCTATTATTTTGGTAATCATACATACTCCCTCCAGACTCAAATATAAGGAAACAAACTACTACATATTGATTATGAATGTTAACttccctttcaaaaaaaaaaaatgttagttaactacatttaattttctcaatctcatttaaaaaatgaacttgATTCCCTAAACTGTCCTTCACGCTAATGGAAGACTTGAATTTTATGAAGACTTGATTTTATGGAAACCTGTTTCAATAGAAATTCTCTTTCTCCATTTTGAAGGCCACTTGGTTGATATCATGAGAAGCAAAGGggtcattgaaaataaaatctgaatTAAATAAAGGGTATTTTGGAGATGATTGATTTATAAAGggtgaaattaattaatatttgtttatatattggACCACCATACATGAGTTTCTGTTTTCTTCTTATATTCGAGTACAAAGGGAATATATTGTTAGTGTTATATGTCAATTTTGATGATAGTTGCTGGGATTAGCAACTTGTGTTAAATTGAAGAATTCATGTTAACATAAACTTATTGTTCAGAACTTCAACCAATGAGAAATATGATCAATTTGTCTAACACACTCCTTATGGTCTTTCCAGCCAGCAGTTTATGTGGCAGAAAGTGCTATAAGTTCAGGAACTGCTGGCTCTTCTTCTGATGGAGTTGAAAACACAGCTGCAATTGTCACAGGCCTTGCTCTGATCTCGATTGCAGCAGCATCGTCAATACTGCTACAAGTTGGTAAGAACGCTCCTCCTCAGATCCAGACGGCTGAATACTCTGGACCATCACTTAGTTACTACATCAACCAGTTCAAGCCACTGGAAATTACTGAAGTGTCCGTGCCTAGTGAGGCAGAACTATCGTCATCTGTTCAACTTGAAAGCTCGCCTCCGGAAGTTTCCCAGGTTCAGGTTGAAGCTCAAGCTCCTGAGACCTCTAGTGTGAACATTGTATCGTAG encodes the following:
- the LOC114409470 gene encoding protein MAINTENANCE OF PSII UNDER HIGH LIGHT 1-like, coding for MACALQATLAANAYVFSSRRFSLKLQKNSKRRFSLFTVRVDSDESDCNEEECAPDKEVGKVSVEWLAGEKTKVVGTFPPRRKPGWTGYVEKDTAGQTNIYSVEPAVYVAESAISSGTAGSSSDGVENTAAIVTGLALISIAAASSILLQVGKNAPPQIQTAEYSGPSLSYYINQFKPLEITEVSVPSEAELSSSVQLESSPPEVSQVQVEAQAPETSSVNIVS